The Shewanella mangrovisoli genome has a window encoding:
- the lldR gene encoding LysR family transcriptional regulator LldR yields MADDIGAELQLIYLFVHLVNAGSFSQAAKELDMPIATVSRKLAKLEEKLDKQLFMRSTRKLRLTEEGLALFQRYQSVIAQFDELSGVGSDKPEGTLRIAAPISIISIIFIRALNEFGRLYPDIRLHISQSNELVDLIDKGIDVAIVGGAQPDSSWVSSTLGELDYRLFATPEYLASAPKLTHPDDLEAHQLIKVWPLFNWHLKHPNGESFYFNGPTKLTLTDLHGAIQATLDHGGILYGPELFVKQQIKEGQLKVLLPEWIGEQRRISILYHQRSQQPLKVKVFIEFMQSKAPELFSMI; encoded by the coding sequence ATGGCTGATGATATAGGCGCCGAGCTGCAGTTAATTTATCTGTTTGTGCATTTAGTGAATGCGGGGAGTTTTTCCCAAGCGGCTAAAGAGCTCGATATGCCCATCGCCACTGTGAGCCGTAAGCTGGCCAAACTTGAGGAGAAGCTCGATAAGCAATTGTTTATGCGTAGCACTCGTAAGCTGCGGTTAACCGAAGAAGGCCTAGCATTATTCCAACGCTACCAGAGCGTCATTGCCCAATTTGATGAACTCAGCGGTGTCGGCAGTGATAAACCCGAAGGGACATTGCGAATAGCGGCGCCGATTTCGATTATTTCTATCATCTTTATCCGTGCATTGAACGAGTTTGGGCGTTTATATCCCGATATTCGCCTGCATATTTCCCAAAGCAATGAGTTGGTGGATTTAATTGATAAAGGAATCGATGTGGCGATTGTGGGCGGTGCCCAGCCCGATTCCTCTTGGGTGTCGAGCACCTTAGGCGAGCTTGATTACCGCCTATTTGCGACGCCGGAATATTTAGCCTCGGCGCCTAAGTTAACCCATCCCGATGATCTTGAAGCCCATCAGTTAATTAAAGTGTGGCCACTGTTTAACTGGCACTTAAAACACCCGAATGGCGAGTCGTTTTATTTTAATGGCCCGACAAAGCTCACGCTCACGGATCTGCACGGTGCGATTCAGGCGACTCTCGATCATGGCGGCATTCTCTATGGCCCTGAATTATTTGTTAAACAGCAGATTAAAGAGGGACAGTTAAAAGTACTCTTGCCCGAATGGATAGGTGAGCAGCGCAGAATATCGATTCTGTATCACCAGCGGAGTCAGCAGCCGCTAAAGGTAAAAGTATTTATAGAGTTTATGCAGTCTAAGGCGCCCGAGCTGTTTTCGATGATTTAA
- a CDS encoding DUF3319 domain-containing protein, which translates to MKKLVYQGFILTNSEGRTDTWKLTIGQQSRIGSLFELRRLVNYYLELGIVPATRASLQEAKQTQNSMSKNPLKPRKR; encoded by the coding sequence ATGAAAAAACTCGTTTACCAAGGATTTATCTTAACCAATAGCGAAGGTCGCACCGATACCTGGAAACTCACCATAGGCCAGCAAAGCCGTATTGGTTCTCTGTTTGAACTGCGCCGTTTAGTCAATTACTACCTTGAACTGGGGATAGTGCCCGCCACCCGCGCTAGCCTGCAAGAGGCGAAGCAGACCCAAAACTCCATGAGTAAAAATCCGCTAAAACCCCGCAAACGCTAA
- a CDS encoding YjaG family protein: protein MTKKTGFFKRLKALELPQKKLFAIALCQRMLPNYQLFSEVCEFGDPAVLSTVLDLLWQSQYDNKLKFNIDVHLQRLEDNTPEPADFDNYGVYPAMDAVVALSTLLGAIQTDLEEDITNISKLSSSTVANYIETISDVDLTDDALDDYVFAHEVMEEERELQNTLLEIIEENPKITAELVKGLRKEIIEAGVSNIGISVA from the coding sequence ATGACCAAAAAAACGGGCTTCTTTAAGCGTTTAAAGGCGCTAGAACTACCACAGAAAAAACTCTTTGCCATTGCCCTTTGCCAACGAATGTTACCTAACTATCAATTGTTTTCAGAGGTTTGCGAGTTTGGCGATCCTGCGGTATTAAGCACTGTGCTCGATCTTCTTTGGCAATCCCAGTACGACAACAAGCTGAAATTCAACATTGATGTGCATCTACAGCGCTTAGAAGATAACACCCCTGAACCCGCCGATTTTGATAACTATGGCGTATACCCAGCGATGGATGCCGTAGTTGCTCTGTCTACGTTACTCGGTGCGATTCAAACCGATCTTGAAGAAGATATCACCAATATCAGCAAGTTATCCTCAAGCACTGTAGCGAACTACATTGAGACCATCAGCGATGTGGATTTAACCGATGATGCCTTAGATGACTATGTCTTCGCCCATGAAGTGATGGAAGAAGAGCGCGAACTGCAAAATACGCTGCTGGAAATCATCGAAGAAAATCCTAAGATCACCGCCGAGTTAGTGAAAGGTTTACGCAAAGAGATTATCGAAGCGGGTGTCTCGAATATCGGTATTAGCGTCGCGTAA
- the barA gene encoding two-component sensor histidine kinase BarA: MNPVNNMTKYSLRSWVLVLALAPTILVGILLGSYFTINRFYELEETLIEQGSNIIEPLAIASEVGLVGNDREATKRLLAAAQLNKSTLVKSIAIFDIQNQLFVTSHYHKDFEIMRYKEALTNLHKTEIEHVGDSLILRTPIFATAPPAAGAPVNFDIQTDNGELLGYISVIINKERALLEQHRAAVAAFIIVLIGVQLNLLFTFRLVKNVTQPITEMVRVVAKIREGKLDARLEGNLIGELDLLKRGINAMAGSLSEYHDEMQQNIDQATSDLRETLEQIEIQNVELDLAKKRALEASRIKSEFLANMSHELRTPLNGVIGFARQLVKTPLHSSQVDYINTIERSATNLLAIINDILDFSKLEAGKMVLENMPFGLRETLGETITLISGSAQAKGLELVVDIAPNVPDNVNGDAMRVCQIINNLVGNAIKFTDSGSVLVKLELQNQTDDQVVLRCDVIDTGIGIDENQQDFLFQAFGQADSSISRRFGGTGLGLVITKRLVNQMGGQIGFTSSVDKGSNFWFTLPLGLGQFQIGDSLPFEKLKDKTVLFYEPRVLTHSVISRQLKQWDTKVTHHQHIPSLLTTLSTTEHQFDYVLLSCHGFSNPNQLVSTLNQAKSKTDCLIVLFDCQEQEVLSQFIRPNADVVLSQPVSEHQLARNMLYPPMEYDILPPVAITVPAARQSLTVLAVDDNFANLKLIDTLLNELVTTVIAVNSGEEAVKQAKSRTFDLIFMDIQMPGTDGISATKQIRQGSMNRNTPIIAVTAHAIAEERELILGSGMDGYLPKPIDEAALKAEINRWITRPKFTHFDLHTLNWDLCLTQANHKSDLALDMLRMLLDSLPQTVSAIETALNQNDQATMLTTIHKLHGASCYCGVPTTQRLCQEIESALKRDARVEDLEPEILELLDELTKVESAAKQVLSQLSAEITDDQKNGLL, encoded by the coding sequence ATGAACCCTGTCAACAACATGACCAAATACAGCTTACGTTCCTGGGTTCTGGTGCTTGCGCTTGCGCCGACGATCTTAGTCGGTATTCTGCTGGGCAGCTACTTTACCATAAATCGCTTCTATGAACTCGAAGAGACGCTGATTGAACAGGGCAGCAATATTATCGAACCTTTAGCGATTGCCAGTGAAGTGGGACTCGTGGGCAATGACAGGGAAGCGACGAAACGGCTCCTTGCCGCAGCCCAACTGAATAAATCCACGCTCGTTAAATCTATCGCTATTTTTGACATTCAAAATCAACTGTTTGTCACATCGCATTACCACAAAGATTTCGAAATCATGCGCTATAAAGAGGCGCTGACCAATCTGCACAAAACCGAAATTGAACACGTGGGCGACAGCCTTATCCTACGCACACCGATTTTTGCCACCGCACCACCTGCGGCGGGGGCACCCGTCAATTTTGATATCCAAACCGATAATGGCGAGCTGCTTGGCTATATTTCGGTGATTATCAATAAAGAACGCGCGCTGCTCGAACAACACAGGGCCGCCGTGGCCGCCTTTATTATCGTCTTGATTGGGGTGCAATTAAACCTGTTGTTTACCTTTCGTCTGGTTAAAAACGTCACCCAGCCGATTACCGAAATGGTGCGAGTGGTCGCCAAAATCCGTGAGGGTAAACTCGATGCAAGACTCGAGGGCAATCTTATCGGTGAGCTGGATTTGCTTAAACGCGGTATTAACGCCATGGCGGGCTCGCTATCGGAATATCACGATGAAATGCAGCAAAATATCGATCAGGCAACTTCGGATCTACGGGAAACCTTAGAGCAGATTGAGATCCAAAACGTCGAGCTCGACTTAGCCAAAAAACGCGCGCTGGAGGCCAGCCGCATTAAGTCAGAATTCTTGGCGAACATGTCCCACGAGCTGCGCACACCATTAAACGGCGTGATAGGCTTTGCCCGTCAGCTCGTTAAAACCCCGCTGCACTCAAGCCAAGTCGATTACATTAATACCATCGAGCGCAGCGCGACTAACCTGCTGGCGATTATCAACGATATTCTCGACTTCTCTAAACTCGAAGCCGGCAAAATGGTGTTAGAAAACATGCCATTCGGCCTAAGGGAAACCTTAGGTGAGACAATCACTTTAATCTCCGGTAGCGCGCAGGCCAAAGGGCTGGAGTTAGTGGTCGATATTGCACCCAATGTCCCCGACAATGTTAACGGCGATGCGATGCGTGTTTGCCAAATTATCAATAACTTAGTGGGCAATGCCATCAAGTTTACCGATTCGGGCAGCGTGTTGGTCAAGTTAGAGTTACAAAACCAGACCGATGATCAAGTGGTGCTGCGCTGTGATGTGATTGATACCGGCATTGGGATTGATGAAAACCAACAGGACTTCCTGTTCCAAGCCTTTGGCCAAGCAGACTCCTCGATTTCTCGCCGCTTTGGCGGCACAGGGCTGGGGCTGGTCATCACTAAGCGCCTCGTCAACCAAATGGGCGGCCAAATTGGCTTCACCTCTTCGGTGGATAAGGGCTCTAACTTCTGGTTCACCCTGCCATTAGGCCTAGGTCAATTCCAGATTGGAGATTCGCTGCCCTTTGAAAAACTTAAAGATAAAACCGTGCTGTTTTATGAGCCCAGAGTACTCACCCATTCGGTGATTAGTCGTCAGCTAAAACAGTGGGATACTAAGGTCACTCACCATCAACACATACCAAGCTTGCTGACGACGCTCTCGACCACTGAGCATCAGTTCGATTATGTGCTGTTGAGTTGCCATGGATTTAGCAATCCGAATCAATTGGTCAGTACCCTAAATCAAGCTAAGAGTAAAACAGATTGCTTGATCGTGCTGTTCGATTGCCAAGAGCAGGAAGTACTAAGCCAATTTATTCGCCCCAATGCCGATGTGGTGTTGTCACAGCCAGTAAGTGAACACCAATTGGCGCGTAATATGCTCTATCCACCAATGGAATACGATATTTTACCTCCCGTGGCGATTACCGTCCCCGCCGCGCGCCAGTCCCTTACTGTGTTGGCGGTGGATGATAACTTTGCCAATTTAAAATTGATTGATACCCTGCTTAACGAGTTAGTGACGACCGTCATCGCCGTTAACAGTGGTGAAGAAGCCGTGAAGCAGGCTAAGAGCCGCACCTTTGACCTTATCTTTATGGATATCCAGATGCCGGGCACCGACGGCATCAGCGCCACTAAGCAAATCCGCCAAGGGTCGATGAACCGCAACACGCCCATTATTGCCGTGACCGCCCACGCGATTGCCGAGGAACGAGAGCTGATTTTAGGCAGCGGCATGGATGGTTACTTGCCTAAACCTATCGACGAAGCCGCCCTCAAAGCGGAGATAAACCGCTGGATCACTCGGCCCAAGTTCACCCACTTCGATTTACACACCCTCAACTGGGATCTCTGCTTAACCCAAGCCAACCATAAGTCGGATTTAGCCTTAGATATGTTGCGCATGTTATTGGATTCCTTGCCACAAACGGTCTCAGCAATTGAGACGGCGCTGAATCAGAACGATCAAGCGACTATGCTCACCACTATCCATAAACTCCATGGTGCCAGTTGCTATTGTGGGGTGCCAACCACACAGCGATTATGCCAAGAGATTGAATCGGCATTGAAACGGGATGCTCGTGTCGAAGATCTCGAACCGGAAATACTAGAGTTACTTGATGAGCTAACTAAGGTAGAATCGGCGGCAAAACAAGTGCTATCACAGCTATCAGCGGAAATAACAGATGACCAAAAAAACGGGCTTCTTTAA
- the rlmD gene encoding 23S rRNA (uracil(1939)-C(5))-methyltransferase RlmD — protein sequence MAQFFKAKPNSSKQLSAKQSFSVHQLDHLGAGIAQHQGKVVFIPGALPSETVQAQLTEQKKNYARAKLIKVETPSTERVTPLCPHYQSCGGCDLQHMSLAGQREHKSAALVDIMAKFAGAEGNSVPALTGEGWHYRRRARLATLFDKNTKQLSLGFRASSSNQVVPIETCLVLAKPLADLIAPFAKLLNQLTAKSSLGHVELIDADNGHFAVIRITKSLNDKDMAKLAQFAELHQIHICLQDNNGEFHGVNGTLLLPVYQLLDDNADAKPVSLTFTPGNFVQVNAQINKAMVAQALDWLAPQPGERILDLFCGMGNFSLPLAKLGAEVIGVEGVPEMVSQARENAAANGLSNLTFYHGDLSADLSCEPWMGKIDKLLLDPARAGAFESLQWLKKMKPRQVVYVSCNPASLARDSAVLLERGYKLQKLGLIDMFPQTHHIEAMALFELAK from the coding sequence ATGGCACAATTTTTTAAAGCAAAACCAAATAGTTCCAAGCAATTGTCTGCGAAGCAATCCTTTAGCGTGCACCAGCTGGATCATCTAGGGGCAGGTATAGCACAACATCAGGGAAAAGTCGTATTTATCCCCGGGGCCTTGCCCAGTGAAACCGTGCAGGCGCAGCTGACCGAACAAAAGAAAAACTATGCCCGAGCCAAGCTAATTAAAGTCGAGACACCGAGCACTGAGCGAGTCACGCCGCTATGCCCACATTACCAAAGCTGTGGCGGCTGCGATTTACAGCATATGTCATTAGCTGGGCAGCGCGAGCATAAGTCAGCGGCCTTGGTTGATATTATGGCCAAATTTGCTGGCGCCGAAGGTAACTCAGTGCCAGCATTGACGGGTGAGGGGTGGCACTATCGTCGCCGTGCCCGCCTTGCGACCCTATTTGATAAAAATACCAAGCAGTTGAGCCTAGGGTTTCGCGCCTCAAGCAGCAACCAAGTGGTGCCTATTGAGACCTGTTTAGTCTTGGCGAAACCCTTAGCGGATTTAATTGCCCCATTTGCTAAGTTGCTTAATCAACTGACGGCCAAATCGAGCCTTGGGCATGTAGAATTGATTGATGCCGACAACGGCCATTTTGCGGTAATTCGGATCACTAAATCCTTAAACGATAAGGATATGGCAAAGCTTGCGCAGTTTGCTGAGCTGCATCAAATCCATATTTGTTTGCAAGACAACAACGGCGAGTTCCATGGGGTGAATGGCACGTTGTTATTGCCCGTTTACCAGTTGCTCGATGATAACGCCGATGCAAAGCCTGTAAGCCTCACCTTTACTCCTGGTAACTTTGTGCAAGTGAATGCGCAAATTAACAAGGCCATGGTGGCGCAGGCGTTAGACTGGTTAGCACCACAGCCGGGTGAGCGAATTCTCGATCTCTTCTGCGGTATGGGAAACTTCAGTTTGCCTTTAGCTAAACTGGGCGCTGAAGTGATTGGGGTTGAAGGGGTGCCAGAAATGGTCAGCCAAGCCCGTGAAAACGCCGCGGCAAATGGCTTAAGCAATTTAACCTTTTACCATGGCGACTTAAGCGCCGATTTATCCTGCGAGCCTTGGATGGGCAAGATTGATAAGTTGCTACTCGATCCTGCCCGCGCGGGGGCGTTCGAGAGTTTGCAATGGCTTAAGAAGATGAAACCCCGCCAAGTGGTGTATGTCTCTTGTAATCCGGCGAGCTTGGCCCGCGACAGTGCTGTGTTGCTCGAGCGTGGTTACAAGTTACAAAAGTTAGGTTTAATCGATATGTTCCCGCAGACACATCATATCGAAGCCATGGCCTTGTTTGAGCTTGCAAAATAA
- the relA gene encoding GTP diphosphokinase: MVSVREAHFNDPDFHLEDWVARYVSHVEEAQTLLTLIAQVEALPAKSPAAKRELLERAREMIEILAPLNMDIETLQAAILFVVFDAGLLNEEAIKEKFGESLARLVASVVTMDAIGALKINPNSRSTEPQIDNIRRMLLAMVEDVRAVVIKLAERVCLLRAVKNADEETRVLLAREIADIYAPLANRLGIGQLKWELEDISFRYLHPDTYKDIAKQLDGKRLDREVYIEKFVEQLQQRLDEDHIRAKVYGRPKHIYSIWRKMKGKHLKFDELFDVRAVRIVTERLQDCYGALGVVHTLWHHIPREFDDYVANPKPNGYQSIHTVVVGPEGKTVEIQIRTQDMHEDAELGVAAHWKYKEGNHSGKQSGYEEKINWLRKILQWQEDVVESGNLVEEVRSQVFEDRVYVFTPSGEVVDLPLGSTVLDFAYYIHSQVGHKCIGAKVDGRIVPFTYQVETGERIEIITSKHPNPKRDWLNPNLGYIRTSRARSKIQHWFKQQDRDKNIIAGKEMLEAELARVSLKIKDAAIAVERFNMASMDDLLAAIGGGDVRLHQVVNHIQSKLRLDEASEEDAVEELVKKSQPKSGTNSRGQVEVNGVGNLLSHIARCCQPVPGDEILGFITKGRGISVHRSDCEQVKELMRVHPERGVDVVWGENYSGGYRMRLRVLAHDRSGLLRDLTSVLAAEKSNVLAMSSSSDIKNQTAAIELELELYNLDGLSRVLSKLSQVDSVIEARRL; the protein is encoded by the coding sequence ATGGTCTCTGTTCGCGAAGCGCACTTTAATGATCCCGATTTTCATCTTGAAGATTGGGTGGCTCGCTATGTCAGTCATGTCGAGGAGGCGCAAACCTTACTCACCCTGATTGCACAGGTGGAAGCCTTACCCGCTAAGAGTCCTGCCGCGAAAAGAGAACTGCTCGAACGTGCCCGCGAGATGATTGAAATCCTCGCGCCATTGAACATGGATATCGAGACGCTGCAAGCGGCTATCCTGTTTGTGGTGTTTGATGCGGGCCTATTAAACGAAGAGGCGATCAAAGAAAAGTTTGGCGAGTCTCTCGCGCGGTTAGTCGCCAGCGTTGTCACCATGGATGCCATTGGTGCGTTAAAAATCAACCCCAATAGCCGCTCAACCGAGCCGCAAATCGATAATATCCGCCGCATGTTGCTGGCGATGGTCGAAGACGTACGCGCCGTGGTGATCAAACTGGCCGAGCGTGTTTGTTTGCTGCGCGCCGTGAAAAATGCCGACGAAGAAACCCGCGTCTTGCTGGCCCGCGAAATTGCCGACATCTATGCGCCGCTCGCTAACCGTTTGGGGATTGGTCAGTTAAAGTGGGAATTAGAAGATATTTCCTTCCGTTATCTGCATCCAGATACCTACAAGGACATTGCGAAACAGTTAGACGGTAAGCGGTTAGACCGCGAAGTCTATATCGAAAAATTTGTCGAGCAGTTGCAGCAGCGCCTCGATGAGGATCATATCCGCGCTAAGGTGTATGGTCGTCCAAAACATATCTACAGCATCTGGCGCAAGATGAAGGGCAAACACCTCAAGTTTGATGAGTTGTTTGACGTGCGCGCCGTACGGATTGTCACCGAACGTTTGCAGGACTGCTACGGCGCCTTAGGGGTCGTGCACACTCTTTGGCACCATATCCCGCGCGAGTTCGACGACTACGTGGCCAACCCTAAACCTAACGGTTATCAATCGATTCATACCGTAGTGGTGGGGCCTGAAGGTAAAACCGTTGAAATTCAAATTCGTACCCAAGATATGCATGAAGATGCAGAGCTGGGGGTTGCTGCACACTGGAAATATAAAGAAGGTAATCACTCCGGCAAACAGAGCGGCTACGAAGAAAAAATCAATTGGCTGCGTAAAATTCTGCAATGGCAGGAAGACGTGGTCGAAAGCGGCAACTTGGTCGAAGAAGTCCGCAGCCAAGTATTTGAAGACAGAGTCTATGTCTTTACCCCGAGCGGTGAAGTCGTTGACTTGCCACTGGGTTCAACTGTGCTCGACTTTGCCTACTATATTCACTCGCAGGTTGGCCATAAGTGTATCGGCGCTAAGGTCGATGGCCGCATTGTGCCGTTTACTTATCAGGTTGAAACGGGCGAGCGCATTGAAATTATCACCTCGAAGCATCCTAATCCTAAACGCGATTGGCTTAATCCAAACTTAGGCTATATCCGCACATCGCGGGCGCGCTCGAAAATTCAGCATTGGTTTAAGCAGCAGGACCGCGATAAAAACATTATCGCCGGTAAAGAAATGCTCGAAGCCGAGCTGGCGCGAGTCAGCCTTAAAATCAAAGATGCCGCCATCGCCGTTGAGCGCTTTAATATGGCGAGTATGGACGACTTGCTTGCCGCTATCGGCGGCGGTGATGTGCGTTTACATCAGGTCGTAAACCATATCCAAAGTAAGTTGCGCCTCGATGAGGCGAGCGAAGAAGATGCGGTTGAAGAATTAGTTAAGAAGAGCCAACCCAAATCTGGCACCAATAGCCGTGGTCAGGTTGAGGTGAATGGCGTGGGTAACTTACTCAGCCATATCGCCCGTTGCTGCCAGCCCGTGCCTGGGGATGAAATTTTAGGCTTTATCACCAAAGGGCGCGGTATTTCGGTGCATCGCTCCGACTGTGAACAGGTAAAAGAGTTAATGCGCGTTCACCCAGAGCGTGGCGTCGATGTGGTTTGGGGCGAGAACTATTCAGGTGGTTATCGCATGCGCCTGCGCGTCTTAGCCCATGATCGCAGCGGATTATTGCGGGATCTCACCTCGGTACTCGCCGCCGAAAAGTCCAATGTACTCGCCATGAGCTCCTCATCGGATATTAAGAATCAAACGGCAGCCATAGAGCTGGAATTAGAGCTTTATAATCTTGATGGCTTATCGCGGGTGTTATCTAAGCTCTCCCAAGTCGATAGCGTGATAGAAGCACGCAGATTGTAA
- a CDS encoding PKD domain-containing protein, giving the protein MKFKNFKQLSVSFLAFVILAACGSDDSDEMPTVTVASSVALKENRSVDIISVGQDDGSSLSYLWTQESGPTLTLANITSAIVGVTAPIVDADGTAVLRVTVTDSANQTASATVSVLVANNKLPTVTAVFEGVVEKSAVTLTASATDPDGSISSYLWTQTSGSPVTLAGETTASLSFTAPSVSVDTDLGFSLMVTDDDDESASVVGTVIVTPVMVTYTVTGNVTDAAFASSEVSGTVAGTSFSTTTDSNGAFSLPLKADDDETNLFTNLIVKSASTAGLEYYKFVPQLTADPVQAAAVGKVTSRIQVSPTDTKAETLADEVANTVSINAVSTALYSLIVSANNGEVPADLDQFTLVEKSVSPDELIEAAAVVKLITQGGSFALPEGVSNVLELLTNTEAYNSYVTAAETATPGIISATVDDIIADPELTPPIAPDSLASTYYEVYPAAAGFLSRGGGRFEFHQNGSGIETTGRVEKFSWALTDGTLTLTYSDPIGSYSYPAVEEGVAGLTMAQVNQLHNAGVNQVEVLRKPQSTTMKRVIEGEKTDTFRIVASVKETMTPVTLDGGVVISTSGKLNESTTDQLMRNGDKLSELKLTADEVVSDWIIEHYYYFGEPGLGYSDMFADLFEVSADGTGIARVLERPFTWSINEHGTFIARFEDGSSVHISKLDQSGSDIQVFSESYDAEGNLLAADTDYALELENGVIGTFDLTNAEGKYWNTTINQWHKSAWDNGNLLWDNGFAYFGWQFNANGEGYQLGSFQSSPPDFAPIFNTPINWIVDTESDDVAFQSIYRWKCGDVTTEACARRDWYVLKELEFGVLGPRIYVFEFEERRNDSQSPWYVARGLGPRLNIYEEIAFDYWNQAAPAASSRGIQASRPYGAGVTGVARLVLEPSQTPALGF; this is encoded by the coding sequence ATGAAATTTAAAAATTTCAAACAGTTGTCTGTGAGTTTTTTGGCTTTTGTCATACTGGCAGCCTGCGGCTCTGATGACTCCGATGAAATGCCAACGGTAACCGTTGCGAGTTCTGTTGCGCTTAAAGAAAACCGAAGCGTCGATATTATTTCGGTCGGCCAGGACGATGGCAGCTCGCTCAGCTATCTATGGACTCAAGAATCTGGCCCCACGTTAACGCTGGCCAACATCACCAGCGCCATCGTTGGTGTGACCGCACCGATCGTTGATGCTGATGGGACCGCAGTGCTTCGGGTCACTGTTACTGACAGCGCCAATCAAACTGCCAGTGCCACGGTTTCGGTGCTGGTGGCCAACAATAAGTTACCCACGGTTACAGCCGTCTTTGAAGGTGTTGTTGAAAAGTCGGCCGTGACCTTAACAGCCTCAGCGACTGATCCGGATGGTAGTATCAGCTCATATCTTTGGACCCAAACCTCTGGCTCCCCGGTAACTCTGGCCGGTGAAACCACGGCTTCCTTAAGTTTTACGGCGCCAAGTGTTTCGGTTGATACTGACCTAGGCTTCAGTCTGATGGTTACTGACGATGATGATGAATCCGCCTCAGTAGTCGGAACTGTCATCGTTACCCCAGTCATGGTGACTTATACCGTCACAGGGAATGTTACTGACGCAGCCTTTGCTAGCTCCGAGGTCAGCGGCACCGTGGCTGGTACCAGTTTTAGCACCACAACTGACAGCAATGGTGCTTTTAGCCTGCCACTTAAAGCTGACGATGATGAAACCAATCTGTTTACCAATCTCATTGTTAAATCAGCCAGCACTGCCGGTTTGGAGTATTACAAGTTTGTCCCCCAGCTGACAGCGGATCCGGTACAGGCGGCTGCGGTAGGCAAAGTGACCTCCAGAATTCAGGTTTCGCCAACTGATACCAAGGCAGAAACTCTGGCCGATGAGGTCGCCAATACTGTGTCTATCAATGCAGTTTCAACCGCTTTGTATTCGCTGATAGTCTCAGCTAACAATGGTGAGGTTCCAGCTGATTTAGACCAATTCACTCTGGTTGAAAAATCAGTCAGTCCGGATGAGTTGATAGAGGCCGCCGCTGTGGTGAAACTGATTACACAGGGGGGCTCGTTTGCCTTGCCGGAAGGGGTCAGTAATGTGCTGGAGTTGCTGACCAATACCGAAGCATACAACAGCTACGTGACAGCGGCCGAAACCGCCACGCCAGGTATTATTAGTGCGACCGTCGACGATATCATCGCTGATCCTGAACTGACCCCCCCGATTGCGCCAGACAGTCTCGCCAGCACCTACTATGAAGTGTATCCAGCGGCGGCAGGCTTTTTGTCCCGCGGCGGTGGCCGATTTGAATTCCACCAGAACGGCAGCGGGATTGAAACAACTGGTCGTGTAGAGAAGTTCAGCTGGGCACTCACCGATGGCACCTTAACCCTCACCTATTCCGATCCTATTGGCTCCTACAGTTATCCCGCCGTTGAGGAGGGCGTTGCCGGATTAACCATGGCGCAGGTTAACCAGCTGCATAATGCAGGAGTCAACCAGGTGGAGGTGCTGCGTAAACCGCAAAGCACCACTATGAAACGGGTAATCGAAGGCGAGAAAACTGACACCTTCCGTATTGTCGCATCGGTAAAAGAAACCATGACGCCGGTGACGTTGGATGGCGGTGTGGTGATTTCGACCAGTGGAAAGTTGAATGAGTCCACCACCGATCAGCTGATGCGCAATGGCGATAAACTGAGTGAACTTAAACTCACCGCCGACGAGGTAGTCAGCGACTGGATTATCGAACATTATTACTACTTTGGTGAGCCAGGACTCGGTTACTCTGATATGTTTGCCGACTTGTTTGAGGTTAGTGCTGATGGCACAGGTATAGCTAGGGTACTGGAGCGGCCTTTCACCTGGAGCATTAATGAGCATGGCACCTTTATTGCCCGATTTGAAGATGGCAGTAGCGTGCATATCAGCAAGCTCGACCAGTCAGGCAGCGATATACAGGTATTCAGTGAGTCCTACGATGCAGAGGGTAACTTACTTGCCGCAGATACAGACTATGCATTGGAGCTTGAAAACGGTGTGATTGGGACCTTTGACTTGACCAACGCAGAGGGCAAGTACTGGAATACCACTATCAATCAATGGCATAAATCGGCCTGGGATAACGGTAATTTGTTATGGGATAACGGTTTCGCCTATTTTGGTTGGCAGTTCAATGCCAATGGTGAAGGATATCAGTTGGGCAGTTTCCAATCCTCACCACCTGATTTTGCGCCCATATTTAACACTCCCATTAATTGGATAGTAGATACCGAATCGGATGATGTGGCATTCCAGTCAATTTACCGCTGGAAGTGTGGTGATGTGACCACCGAGGCATGCGCTCGCCGTGATTGGTATGTGCTTAAAGAATTGGAGTTTGGCGTTTTGGGCCCACGTATTTATGTATTTGAATTTGAAGAACGCAGAAATGACAGCCAGTCGCCTTGGTATGTTGCCCGCGGTTTGGGCCCCAGACTCAATATCTATGAAGAAATAGCCTTTGATTACTGGAACCAAGCAGCACCAGCTGCATCCAGTCGAGGTATACAGGCCAGCAGGCCTTATGGTGCAGGCGTCACTGGTGTTGCCCGTTTGGTGTTGGAACCAAGCCAAACCCCGGCACTTGGATTTTAG